In one Lolium rigidum isolate FL_2022 chromosome 3, APGP_CSIRO_Lrig_0.1, whole genome shotgun sequence genomic region, the following are encoded:
- the LOC124704389 gene encoding chalcone synthase 1-like: MAAVTVEEVRKAQRAEGPATVLAIGTTTPENIVYQADYADYYFRVTKSEHLVDLKDKFKKMCDKSMIRKRYMHLTEEILEEHPNICAYMAPSLDARQDILVAEIPKLGKTAAQKAIMEWGQPMSKITHLVFCTTSGVDMPGADYQLIKMLGLSPSVRRVMLYQQGCFAGGTVLRVAKDLAENNRGARVLVVCSEITAVTFRGPTETQLDSMVGQALFGDGAAAVIIGADPNMAIERPLFELVSASQTILPDTEGFIEGHLREVGLTFHLHRNVPVAISNNIERALVDAFAPLGIDDWNSIFWVAHPGGPAILDMVEARAKLDKNRMRATRHILSEYGNMSSACVLFILDEMRKRSLQDGNATTGEGMDWGVLFGFGPGLTVETVVLHSVPISAP, encoded by the exons ATGGCGGCGGTGACGGTAGAGGAGGTGAGGAAGGCGCAGCGGGCGGAGGGTCCGGCGACGGTCCTAGCCATAGGCACGACGACGCCGGAGAACATTGTGTACCAGGCAGACTACGCTGACTACTACTTCCGGGTGACCAAGAGCGAGCACCTCGTCGATCTCAAGGACAAGTTCAAGAAGATGT GCGACAAATCAATGATACGCAAGAGATATATGCACTTGACTGAGGAAATCTTAGAGGAGCATCCCAACATCTGCGCGTACATGGCGCCCTCGCTGGATGCGCGGCAGGACATCCTAGTCGCTGAGATACCCAAGCTGGGGAAGACGGCGGCGCAGAAGGCCATCATGGAGTGGGGCCAGCCAATGTCCAAGATCACGCATCTGGTGTTCTGTACCACCTCCGGTGTGGACATGCCAGGCGCCGATTACCAGCTGATAAAGATGCTCGGCCTCAGCCCATCGGTGAGGCGCGTGATGTTGTACCAGCAGGGCTGCTTCGCCGGTGGGACGGTGCTCCGTGTTGCCAAAGACCTCGCCGAGAACAACCGCGGCGCTCGCGTGCTCGTCGTCTGCTCAGAGATCACCGCCGTCACATTCCGTGGCCCTACCGAGACCCAGCTCGACTCGATGGTCGGCCAGGCTCTCTTCGGAGACGGTGCAGCCGCGGTGATCATCGGTGCGGACCCCAACATGGCCATCGAGAGGCCTTTGTTCGAGCTGGTTTCGGCAAGCCAGACAATACTGCCAGACACAGAGGGCTTCatcgaaggccacctccgggaggTGGggctcaccttccacctccacaggAATGTGCCAGTGGCCATCTCCAACAACATCGAGCGCGCGTTGGTGGACGCATTCGCGCCGCTGGGCATCGACGACTGGAACTCCATCTTCTGGGTGGCTCACCCTGGTGGCCCGGCGATCCTGGACATGGTGGAGGCAAGGGCCAAGCTCGACAAGAATCGGATGCGTGCCACCCGGCACATCCTCTCGGAGTACGGTAATATGTCCAGTGCGtgcgtcctcttcatcctcgACGAGATGCGCAAGCGCTCTTTGCAAGATGGAAACGCCACCACCGGCGAAGGCATGGACTGGGGCGTGCTCTTCGGCTTCGGCCCTGGTCTCACCGTCGAGACCGTAGTCCTCCACAGTGTCCCAATCTCCGCGCCATGA